The DNA region CAACAGAAAGCAACAATTAAAATCTAAATGTATATTTCATTACTGTTCTATTTTAGTAAAATGCTATAAATTAGTCTAAATACTTTTACTCTCATTTTTAATACCAAGGTTCTTCTCAGGCAGCAAATGTAGCTGGTAAGGAATAGTGTCTATTCAAAATTAATGAGTATTATTAATACCGCTTTGGTTGGATTTTTCCTATATAGCGTCACGATCATTTCTGTCAGCTacgtcatgcataaattatacacaCCGCCGTTGTGAAAACTTTGTGATTGGTCAACTCCTTTTCTTAGACGCTTATGCAATGCcagagctgaaggatttctcAGAACAGTTCATTTTCCCCCAATATGGAGTCatgtttaaattctgtgcaaaactctctctctctctctctctctctctctctctctctctttctgtaaacgggcgttaaaccatagcctcaagctacggtccagagtacggcgttatagaaaatataatatttaaaagttgcatgttcgaagcgttcatttcatgtaaataccgtaaatgtataatgcacatgtattacctactaacttgccaggtttgtttacatacataagAAATACAGCTCTTGATCCGCTTTCCAAGAACggttaaattttgtttaataggAGAAAGTTTGGGGCGAGTAAAGCTACAATTATTAACAGCATTAaactaaatgaagaattatttaaatggattatttgcacaaaatgtgatatggtatgatgtaaatcttttcaaaaatacatgtagcgtTATTTTTATGCTCGGTAAATTGCCGTAAAGTTTTTTTGCACATTTATGTATTGTATGCACTGTAGCTTTATATTTAATAATCCAAAATTTCTACATAGAGCTACAGCTATATATGTATGTACCGTTTCTTTGTATGTTTTATCACAAGTGTACACTGTCCAAAAATAGCCCAATTTCGACAGTCAAGAGTacccatgtgaatttttcattctctgatatgttgttctgtccgtgcataatTTAATATGAGTTAACCAGCAACCAATCAGCGGTAAACTGaatccaccaataaaaaaaattgtggttaaggtgcgggtattgtttatgtatgacgtAGTTAATAGAATTGAACGCGACGCGATCGGAAAAGTCCAACCAAATCGATTTtagtaataaatatacatgtataatactttaatttgaataatttttgtatcacactttttttcaatttatagaTACTTTGCTCTAgtaaactgtaaatatttaagcattgaatcattattttttggaagatgtggtctcataatttttatgcacacaccgctgcagttataagaccacgtcttttaaaaaataatgattcaatgcttttAATTACGTTTTCTCATCTTTATTCCGTTCCgcatttatgaattatttttcaaaatatttcccTTATTCTACGAGTAATGCGCAATTAACGGAAGAGCCGTTGGAACAGAGAATTATGCTGAGAAAAATAGTGCACAACGCTATAAATTTTAATaacacaattatattttttattccgtttttggttttataataagttgataaatttaattcatttaactgctaagaattatttacatcaatgaaatgtttatgagcgtaagtataatatcaggtcgtgatcTGGCTTGAAGTCGCGAGGAGAGTCAGTcatgttcttcgagaaatactaAAGGAAGactgtattcatacgcaccagatttggtgattgggtcttctgtgttatgtGTAAATATCACTAAATCAATCAGTGCAATTTTATAGGGGGAAAGAAATAACGTCATATCAATACGAAGTACATAATTATGAAATTGATTAAATAATTCTTTGTCATAAATGTACGGATCTTCAAATTAATCCTAACATCtgtaaatcaaatttaattcaaatcaaACTTTTCATCACTGTCTTCAAATCAATTGCTCCAGCGCATTCTGTTATTGcaataaaaatgtcaatttcatcACATAGTTCTATTTATATGATTACGTTTCTACAATTAAGTCATATATGCTTTCCTCTCATCTATTTAGACGCCACTACGACGACTGCAATGACACCCTCAGTATCTGGTAAAAAATAAGTTGTAGAAATTCGAACGAGTACTATAATTCAAATTCAACTTTTTATCACTGCGTTttaattaattgatatatattgatacatgtacgttGCTCCAGAGCATTGATCATTTTCTATTATTAAGATGTAATGATAACATAGTTCTGTATTGTATGAGTACAGTGCTACAATTAAATCTAAAATGGTTTTCTTTCATACTTTTAGCCTCAGCTTTGACAACGGCTTCAACGACAGCTTCTGCACAAACGTCTGGTAAAGAAATTTTCAATCATTCGAAATTCAATTCTTGTATTTGAATCAAacgttttaaaacataataacaATTCACTAGTACAATGCATTTatactgtaatacatgtattaatacaaatatacaagtaTGCTTCATTACATAATTCTGTACACAATCATCTCTTATTAGGGTCGGATAACTCTAACACAAATGATCCGAATAACTCAAACTCTGGTTCCTCCGGTGAGTCAGGTATTAATTACGCTTATAAAATTACTAAGAATCATAAAAAGCACACAATAATACGTATTTACCAGTACAGAGAGATGTTACTATTATAACTATTAAAAGAAAGTCTGTTATATCTTTATTTAGCATCACTAACACCTGTGACTAGCCCGTCATCAAATCCTTCAGCCAATACTAGCAGTaccacaaataaacaaaatggtGCGGCGGATTTGTCACCATCAAGCTATAACCTTTGTGTTTACGTGTCTTTGTCTATCATGTTCTACTTCTGGAGATAATCAAGAATGCAACAATAGCATGGCTTGAAAAACAACACCTTATGACGCTGAATCTTGCAGCTGAATGGGTGGTTTTGTGTGACTGATTCTTCGATTTATACTACTTTTAAttagatatttattttccttCAAACTGTGATATTTtgagtagtcaaattgaaaatgattGTGCTCTTGTAAATTAATGtaatgttatttacatgtaaatgtttttgtgattttatttttttcgtttACAATATGagttgtattttttagaattttattttgctgcaaaaacctgctagtatgatatttctacatgtaacttaaaacattttatgataaataagatttgaaaaaatcatttatttttcttaggAAAAAGATTTCACTTATAAGagatatatagcagatcaatttttgtacaggatgacaataattcaattttgctccaattaaggcttctgaatggcttttcccacaaaaacagagctaacagaaatttaaaaaccatgataatttctgtcattttagtagaaaataacattttctttaaaaaaatttcaacgtAAAAATTGCagttcatattgctttaaaagaTAACAAAAAGTAGATTcccaaacaataaaaatgtgaCACTTAAATAGAATATGATTTCAGTTTCTGAttgtatataatgtatatgtattaataaaagtgtaatgtgtttttttttttatgaaagaagTCTTTCGTGAagtatatttgataaattaaatttttaataaatattgaacgcatgacttgtttttttttcagcggTTGCATTGTTCATTAATATTAGTTTTACTTTAGTTTCACTGACTTATGGAAAcgaatgttttattatattcgAAATCGGATCTGTTTCCCGAAACCGGGAGCTAAGACTAACCAATTTATTTGAGGGTCAACCAAAACAACAACTgttatcaggcacgtagcatcagggggggggggggggggggggggggggggcaggggggcctgccccccccccccccaccactttttctcgcagcaacaaattttttaaaatttacatataaaaaattgaattatcatggagttggcccccccccccccccacttttttgggagtatgtaaaaaattgatatgaaaataaggaaatgagtagtgaaattgaagttatgtACTacgctagcccccccccccccccccccaagattttggaaaagttaaaattttcctttttttttttttttttttggcttgtcaagattttgtgggtgagtctgccccccccccccccgacccgaTCGATATCGTTGTCATCGGTTAAAGACTGTTGGCAAGGGGCTAAAAACTTGGCAATTTAAGGGCCAATATGTGACTGTGAAGGACTATAATTTTGGGTCAAAACAAAGCAtacgcggatccagaaatttttttcatgGGGGTCCGaaggttatttgagtttgccagggatatgaggcatatttttggtaattttataatgtaaatttgaagaaatttgAGTTTTGCAGGTGGggtttgacccccccccctcgcCTTCTAAATCCGCGCATGCAAAGGtgtatggaaaaataaattatttgattaaatagTAAGAGTTTAATGCACATGTTATAATTTCACACAGTAGCAAATTGCATGCAGAGTCAATAAAGGTTATTggaaaaaaagaaggaaatatttataaagacgtaaaaaaataatcacaGTTCCCGTCATCCTGAAAGCGCATTTTCCCAGACACAAGTTTGTGAAGCAAAATCGAAGACAGTGCCTCCGACACATGATTGCACCCACTGATTCAAGCCACTGTCACAGTGAATGTACATGTGCGGGTCCGGATGCGGAAACATGGTGATACCATTGTCCAGTTGTTCCTGCGTACATGGATTCGAGGCTTCGTGATGCTGGTCCGCGATACAGGCGTGGCTTTGTTGGTTCCAAACCAGGCTAGGGGGACAGCTCGTGACCCACGCATTTAGCCAAACGTCACAGTGGATGAATTTTGTACGATCTTTGCTGTATGCGAAGAAATATTCGTTACTGGCGAGGGCCTGCGTAGTGCAGGGGTTTGTCACATCCGGGTCAAGGGGAGCTTTATCGCCGGTGACTGTTGCTGTTGTTGACCCACAAGAATGGGAGCCCTTAATGACATAGAAGGAAATGAAACACTCCTTAAATAACATTATATTacagtttttctttcattcttcCTTTATCAAAGTTAATTGACTATAATATGTGGATAACATTAAGTCATGGCTTGGATTGAAACCTGTATATGATAAAAAACGACAAGAGGCAATATTCTTgaaataaatcaacaaaacatCTCAAATCAACAGTATAACTCTTTATGACTTGAATACAATACCTGCTGATAGCGTTCTCCTTTCGGACACTGCGTTATGTACATCTTGTGATGGTAGTCACATTTTATAAACTTGGTATAATCATATGGATGCGGGAAGAACAATTGGTTATTTCGTATTGCTTCTTCTGTACACGGATTTGGTATCGCTGTTTCATCTAGAATTTATTAGAATCACTTCCAAAAATTAAgcttatattttgttaatttattatataatactgAAATTCTTTCAATTGAACCCCAGTGCCTTTATATGTATACCTGTTGTAGAACTGCACAAATAGTGCTTGTATTTTTCGTGAAGCAGGAAATCCGTTTTCGTGCATTCGCGTTCATGTCCATTTTGACGACATATAATTTCACTTCCTAAAATACACGTTTTAATCTATGATTATTTCAAAACCAAAAATCTCGAAATATATGACATTTAAAAGTGTATGGAAATTGACATAATGGAGAACAATTTGCTGAAATGTTCCCCTACCTGACTCGTTGACAGAGATGATTGTCGTATTGAAGTGGGCATCACTGCAGTTCTTGAGGCCGGCGGCTTCCGCCGGCAGGTGCGTGCCCACAAAGCTCATGTACAGTGGACGGCCATCCACCGTCTTCTCTAGGGATAAGATTGCGGGGTGACCGTCCGTGGCCGTCAATTTGTCGCTGTACAGGGCAGCGCTTGGGTGGGGGTTATCGTAAGACATATATACGTGGACAATTCCACAGTTTACATTCACCTGTAAAAAGGTTTTGAAATGAAATCAGCATGCTTTATGACTACTTTATGAAGGTAACGTCAACATTTCTACATGGATCACTTACTTGCACGACTTTGTGTATATCTGTATCATTTGTTGAAGGATTAGACACGACGGCATGTATTGTTACAGTCTTGTTTGGACTTAAACTCGTGTTTGACGTATAATTTGTCGCAGGCGATGATCCCGTTGATGAGCCATTACTATTCACAGGATGGGAGGGGCCAATAACCACCGGAGCTATTGCAAATCATATAATGATTATAAGGAAATGTcatttgttgatgttataaCAATATGTGAATATTTGGGCCAAAATGAATAATCTTACCTCTACAGGCGGCCTTCTGTATTTCGTAAATCAAACTATCGATGTCAGAAAATCCTGTCAAATAAAACACGTGAGTACAGTTAGGGTTACTTGCCATTGCCTCCAACTCATTGCCACAAATACTTCCGACACCAAGAGCAAACAACACTATTCCCTCTTCTTTTGCTAACGTTGCCTCTTCAGCGGTATTCAAAGCGCTGTTTGAACACCCATCAGTGATAACGAGAGCAACCTTGGTTGAGCTAGGTCTAGATCCATTGCGAAACACTGCCTCTCTGGCCAGTCGAATTCCCGCCGCTGTATTCGTACCGCCGCCATTGTACCTTGCACTGTCGATAGCATTGTGAAGGTCAGCTTTATTGCTATATGTACCAAAACCAAACTCAACCGTAGCATAGCTATCGAACGTCACGACCGCTACTTCTACAGCATGTGGACCAATCTCATACTTGTCGGTAACGTTTTTCACAAAGTCCAGCATGACTTGAAAGTCTGTTCTTCCTATGCTTCCAGATTCGTCTAGAATGAACCCGATGTCGAATTGGCAATCATCTGAAAGTTGTTATACTTAAGTTTTAATGAACAGAAAACGCGATGCGTTCAttgcaaattaattaaaattagcaTTATGTGGAGCAATAAATCCTTACCTACAGGTAATTGCTGCACCTGGGTAACGAAGTGACTTGACGTCTTCTCCGGATGATAATAGGTCCTCCATATCTCAGCCTGTCTTTCAAGGACACCAGGCGTATCGTCCCCAAACCTCCTCTTCAAAACCAAACTTGCAGCCAACCCCGAGTACAGAGGTGTGGTGAGGTCCGTCCATGATACATTACTCCAGTCTATATTCAACTTCTCTTGGATAAGCGAATACTGCTTTCGAAGCAAATAATCATTCTTTGTAGAATCAAAGTCCGATTCTGTAACCTGTAAATTAGTGaaaaaacttttatattttagtgatataagaaataatttgttattgataagattaaatatttttaaagttttatttagcAATTTGCAAACCTGCCAAATTCCACCATAAAAGTTAGGTCGAAAGGTATTGATGTCCTGTCCATCTTGAGATTCGACATAGGCAAGTCTTCTGAGAAACAGCCTATCGTTTGGATAAATACAATTTGATCTGATGACGTCCACTACCGCCTGGACAATATCTGCACCCGTCGCACGGTCCTCGCGCGTGCGGTCAACCGCAGAGTAGCAGGCGTTTAATAAAGCAATGCACAGCAATAGCAGAAACATTGTTTTAATGCAATGACACTCCGTGTGCACTGtttatatatgcatgcatgtttaCAGAATTAGCAGGAAGTGCACTAAAATTATATTGTTGTTTAGAGATTTAGAAATGTTTTAGACAGTTTGCAAGAAAGCCGCTGAAGTCATTCTGTATTAATCATCTCAGAAAGGGATAATTAATTACGGCTGATTAGAAATCAAACAAAGTTGTCTGCAACAAAATCTTTCAGCCATTGAGAAAGGTGAAAAGGGAAGGCTATGTTGTTAGATACTTAAACACCAGTACCTGAGTGTGTGAAATATAACACCGAGGGTAGCAGTGTCTTATTTCACTATGCTCAGACACGTACGTGTACATTGTTTTGAAAGTGGGTTGGGTGCAGAATTACCTTAATTTCCCTGTCCCTAAAATTCAAATACGTAAACGGCAGTAAAATTATTGCCTTTATCTTAAAATGAGTCTTGCTTTTTAATTTTCCCTATAATTGTTAAACACTACCCAAAAATGATTCTGCACCGTTTGATTTTAACCTGATTATATTTAAACACATACTAATAGATCTGAAAATGGccattttaataacaaaatgtcGATGTATTTTAACAACATTTATTTAGTGTGTAAGAAAAGTATAAAACGCTGAATACCTTAACATAGTTAAAATAATCGTTAAGGAGGTTTtgtgtcaacaaattaaccatcagattgacttatattaatatatttagatatgatttttaTGCCGTAAATTTTATTTAGTTAAGAAAAGTTTCTTAAATTTAGCGTTTAATTATGAGCATTcttctatatctttatacagaacTCTTCTTCTGAAGGTGATCAATGCAGTCTTCGATGGTCATGACCACTtagatgtaaatacatgtacaattaaagtGCCAGTTTCTGGATCCAACCCCTTGTTGCCTGTGTTTCTGTGATACATCATAGACTGTGAAAAAACTGACTGTATtccattgtttttgtttgtgaTAAGAAATATCTATTAGGCAATAGAAATAACTCATTGATaggaatatcaaaatattttaaagtacaCATAGGGTGGAGCCTCGTTTATCCGAAAGCTTTTGTCCCAAGTCAAATTGACCGGATAGGtaaagcgtccggatatctgaaatgtgtctattTTTGTCATATCTATACAATCCCTAACTTTATGAAGATGTTTTAGATTAATCAAATACATGTTGATTCATTATGAGGCATGTCTGTAGTAATACTAATGAAGTACCTTGAAGTTCGATTTATCAAATGCGCAACTATAGGTTGTATGCGTTTATGGATGTACTGTACAAGAAACAAATACTTGTTCGACATATAAATTGCCAATCAATTTCCTAGTCCATCAGTTAGGCAATAAATCAGTGAGTCAATGCATATACAGACAATCAACCAACCATGCTATCAATTTCGATGAAACAAAACATATGGTTACTTTAGTTTTTCCAGATAGTAATATTTTATTCAAGCTTTGTGACTTCATAAAAATTCATTGCGAAACATGTGCactaatgtatttataaaagcataaatttttcaaagtgttttAATACTGGCATCATATACAACAATCAATTTAGTCAGCTTGAATTACCCCAAAATTGAATTAGATTGCCAGACACAGTTCTGTGAGGCGTAGTCAAAGACCGTGCCCCCGACACATGACTGCACCCAGGGGTTCAACCCATTGTCACAGTGAATGTATTTGTGGGGGTCCTGGAGGGGGAACATGGTGATTCCCTGGTCAAGCTTATCCTGCGTACACGGATTCGAAGAGGAATGCGTGTCCTCGATGCATGTCTGAGTTTGCTGGCTCCACACTAAATTCGAGGGGCAGTTCAAAATCCATGCATGACCCCACACGTCACAATgaatgaactttgttttatcttttgtgTAAGTGAAGAAGAACTGGTTGTTCATCAACGCATGCGCTGTACAGGGATTGGAAAGGTTGGGATTAAGGGGAGTCTTGTCGCTTGTTATTGTTGTAGTAGTGGATCCACAAGAGTGGGACCCCTTTAATAATGGCGTTATGTATCAATTCACAAGTCTTTTAATACGTAATAATATcagtaatataatttttcattttttcaattcaaatgtGTTTAATAATAGTCTAAGTGTTCACGGTATGAACAAACCATTACATGCTTAGttgaataatttcaatttcaccTCAAAAAGATTTTGACTAACCTGATGGTATCTTTCGCCATTTGGGCACTGCGTTATGTACATCTTTTGTTGGTAATCACACTTGATGAATTTCGTGTCGTCGTATGGATAGGGATGGTACATTTCGTTGTTCTGTATGGCGGTTGCAGTGCATGGGTTTGCAACAACGAGTGTATTGAGATCTGTATCAAACAGAAAGCA from Crassostrea angulata isolate pt1a10 chromosome 7, ASM2561291v2, whole genome shotgun sequence includes:
- the LOC128157374 gene encoding poly(A) polymerase-like isoform X4; the encoded protein is MRVQGASDLIATALVMSVFTLILMTGSKVDASTTSATTATTTTTVPGSSQAANVAASALTTASTTASAQTSGSDNSNTNDPNNSNSGSSGESASLTPVTSPSSNPSANTSSTTNKQNGAADLSPSSYNLCVYVSLSIMFYFWR
- the LOC128157374 gene encoding uncharacterized protein LOC128157374 isoform X1; the encoded protein is MRVQGASDLIATALVMSVFTLILMTGSKVDASTTSATTATTTTTVPGSSQAANVADATTTTAMTPSVSASALTTASTTASAQTSGSDNSNTNDPNNSNSGSSGESASLTPVTSPSSNPSANTSSTTNKQNGAADLSPSSYNLCVYVSLSIMFYFWR
- the LOC128157374 gene encoding uncharacterized protein LOC128157374 isoform X2, whose protein sequence is MRVQGASDLIATALVMSVFTLILMTGSKVDASTTSATTATTTTTVPGSSQAANVADATTTTAMTPSVSASALTTASTTASAQTSGSDNSNTNDPNNSNSGSSASLTPVTSPSSNPSANTSSTTNKQNGAADLSPSSYNLCVYVSLSIMFYFWR
- the LOC128157374 gene encoding uncharacterized protein LOC128157374 isoform X5 encodes the protein MRVQGASDLIATALVMSVFTLILMTGSKVDASTTSATTATTTTTVPGSSQAANVAASALTTASTTASAQTSGSDNSNTNDPNNSNSGSSASLTPVTSPSSNPSANTSSTTNKQNGAADLSPSSYNLCVYVSLSIMFYFWR
- the LOC128157374 gene encoding uncharacterized protein LOC128157374 isoform X3, with translation MRVQGASDLIATALVMSVFTLILMTGSKVDASTTSATTATTTTTVPDATTTTAMTPSVSASALTTASTTASAQTSGSDNSNTNDPNNSNSGSSGESASLTPVTSPSSNPSANTSSTTNKQNGAADLSPSSYNLCVYVSLSIMFYFWR
- the LOC128156861 gene encoding uncharacterized protein LOC128156861 — encoded protein: MMDAQQKQRVVALLLCVLCWGLVLSAVDRTRKDRAVGADIVQAVVDIIRENCIYPNDRVFLRRLAYVQSKDGKNTNTFRQNYYGGIWQVEKSEFESTKHCYGIEDMCQAIQEKLNIDWRAVAWTDLTKPLYSGLAASLRLQQIAGNNTPGVLERQADFWVDNYHKGQSPHYFISEVNQIDENKKCEIDLAFILDGSGSISFLNFLRILDFVKNVTKQFEIGPDSVQVAAISFSDSARVEFGFGDFDSQAALDIAIDSIQYDAGGTNTAHGIRTARRGVFQHNTRSNAVKVGIVITDGYSNYYPSTVLEASYAKDAGIVLFAIGIGDVNEMELNEVASDPNCTHVFFLTQFSEIDSLVSEIKKAACRAPISPPQNTSSNTTEIIKHINETISVKVPPPTDPTDTKMNVSVNCGIVHIYMSYDNPHPSSVLYSDKVTATDGHPAILYFNRTVDGRPLYLTFVGTQLPPEAAGLKNCSDAEYVIGIAKENKTDVEIVCRQNKVERECTKTDFELSEKYKHYLCKTNGDLNTLVVANPCTATAIQNNEMYHPYPYDDTKFIKCDYQQKMYITQCPNGERYHQGSHSCGSTTTTITSDKTPLNPNLSNPCTAHALMNNQFFFTYTKDKTKFIHCDVWGHAWILNCPSNLVWSQQTQTCIEDTHSSSNPCTQDKLDQGITMFPLQDPHKYIHCDNGLNPWVQSCVGGTVFDYASQNCVWQSNSILGLKSNGAESFLVHTECHCIKTMFLLLLCIALLNACYSAVDRTREDRATGADIVQAVVDVIRSNCIYPNDRLFLRRLAYVESQDGQDINTFRPNFYGGIWQVTESDFDSTKNDYLLRKQYSLIQEKLNIDWSNVSWTDLTTPLYSGLAASLVLKRRFGDDTPGVLERQAEIWRTYYHPEKTSSHFVTQVQQLPVDDCQFDIGFILDESGSIGRTDFQVMLDFVKNVTDKYEIGPHAVEVAVVTFDSYATVEFGFGTYSNKADLHNAIDSARYNGGGTNTAAGIRLAREAVFRNGSRPSSTKVALVITDGCSNSALNTAEEATLAKEEGIVLFALGVGSICGNELEAMASNPNCTHVFYLTGFSDIDSLIYEIQKAACRAPVVIGPSHPVNSNGSSTGSSPATNYTSNTSLSPNKTVTIHAVVSNPSTNDTDIHKVVQVNVNCGIVHVYMSYDNPHPSAALYSDKLTATDGHPAILSLEKTVDGRPLYMSFVGTHLPAEAAGLKNCSDAHFNTTIISVNESGSEIICRQNGHERECTKTDFLLHEKYKHYLCSSTTDETAIPNPCTEEAIRNNQLFFPHPYDYTKFIKCDYHHKMYITQCPKGERYQQGSHSCGSTTATVTGDKAPLDPDVTNPCTTQALASNEYFFAYSKDRTKFIHCDVWLNAWVTSCPPSLVWNQQSHACIADQHHEASNPCTQEQLDNGITMFPHPDPHMYIHCDSGLNQWVQSCVGGTVFDFASQTCVWENALSG